One Turneriella parva DSM 21527 genomic region harbors:
- a CDS encoding Sec-independent protein translocase subunit TatA/TatB produces MVLLFGMPNMGEMIFLVVIILLLFGGKKLPELARGLGAGIHEFRRGMNQGNEPVQTTQEHIPERDITPVQREESRKPRSLPEPKARGGRPSARKTATRTKSATKKKK; encoded by the coding sequence ATGGTTCTTTTATTCGGCATGCCCAATATGGGCGAAATGATCTTTCTGGTGGTGATTATTCTGCTGCTCTTTGGCGGCAAAAAATTGCCCGAGCTGGCACGCGGCCTCGGCGCCGGCATTCATGAATTTCGTCGTGGCATGAATCAGGGCAATGAGCCCGTGCAGACCACGCAGGAACATATACCCGAGCGCGACATTACTCCTGTTCAGCGCGAAGAGTCACGCAAGCCGCGGTCTCTGCCCGAACCCAAGGCGCGCGGCGGCCGCCCTTCGGCCCGCAAGACTGCGACGCGTACTAAATCCGCCACAAAGAAAAAGAAATAA
- a CDS encoding FtsQ-type POTRA domain-containing protein: MTWQKRLLFTGLALFALGGILLGWFIFKRHSGSGDWQIQVEGNRVLSEKDIQEVVLYLLRAAKDGVSSDEIRDALLLNSRIATAKATVLPGRRITISITERLLEHLQNEGAGIAEKDAAGSTIVENAAYLHKDLTPDKVIFYLTFRTESMTAQASPKSDIIRLWKDTQRKYAFLWQRLAEIEIRPLKENSSATPDPTGKSGIWRYRIYSAGIRSCVVYEGRFSEETLRRLWAVYAYLEAKLPRSVTLVDLQENSAIIREMKQAKTTAEAGT, from the coding sequence ATGACCTGGCAAAAACGTCTGCTTTTCACGGGTCTCGCCCTCTTCGCGCTCGGCGGCATTCTGCTCGGCTGGTTCATCTTCAAGCGCCACAGCGGCAGCGGCGACTGGCAGATTCAGGTTGAAGGCAACCGGGTACTGAGCGAAAAAGATATCCAGGAAGTCGTGCTCTACCTTCTGCGCGCCGCCAAAGACGGCGTGAGTTCCGATGAAATTCGCGATGCGCTGCTGCTCAATTCGCGTATCGCGACGGCGAAAGCGACGGTGCTGCCGGGCCGCCGCATCACGATCTCGATCACTGAGCGCCTGCTCGAGCACCTGCAGAACGAAGGTGCGGGTATCGCAGAAAAAGATGCAGCCGGATCAACCATCGTCGAAAACGCCGCTTACCTGCACAAAGACCTCACGCCTGACAAAGTCATTTTCTACTTGACTTTTCGCACCGAATCGATGACTGCGCAGGCGTCGCCAAAAAGTGACATAATACGGTTGTGGAAAGACACGCAGAGAAAGTATGCATTTCTCTGGCAGCGTCTTGCCGAAATCGAGATCAGACCGCTGAAAGAAAACAGCAGCGCCACACCTGACCCGACGGGAAAATCAGGCATCTGGCGGTACCGAATCTATTCGGCGGGTATAAGGTCATGCGTCGTTTATGAAGGGCGCTTTTCTGAAGAGACGCTGAGGCGACTCTGGGCCGTGTACGCTTATCTCGAGGCAAAACTGCCGCGTTCTGTGACGCTGGTTGACCTGCAAGAGAACAGCGCCATTATAAGAGAAATGAAACAGGCCAAAACCACCGCAGAGGCAGGCACGTGA
- a CDS encoding AI-2E family transporter, whose protein sequence is MREKQPQPNVKLDRSYSFLDFHRFLPYVFFGLFLFLLGLVSFVYYSYIYAFFISGILFILFRTPHRWLLNKMHGRRTRAAAISTVSVILVLILPAIFLGIALVTEARHASELAREWFTPEKLFEIHRNNPWIQGQLDISAEQLLAYRLQFLEVVRNNQLETLRRGWTWALTGMKFFVDFTFALFILFFLFRSVDRIGMTVYRNLPFPDKIEKHIGDRMVQIFDAVVKGNLLVSIAQGAVIGIVFWLCDLSTPLLWGAIAAPFALIPVIGTAVVWLPGAVYLYTHDHQTMALTMAVTCLVFYFLLENLLKPVLLDRDLNLHPLFLFLAIVGGLNAFGVKGLILGPFIVTMFVTIWELISEWNRNFSEEQDVLGSAPDRMSVRATTEEQDVPGSNKDL, encoded by the coding sequence ATGAGGGAGAAACAACCACAGCCGAACGTGAAGCTCGACCGCAGCTACAGCTTTCTCGACTTTCACCGTTTTCTTCCCTATGTTTTTTTTGGCCTGTTTCTTTTTCTGCTCGGCCTAGTCAGTTTCGTCTATTACAGCTATATCTATGCGTTTTTTATTTCAGGAATCCTCTTCATTCTCTTTAGAACACCGCACCGCTGGCTGCTGAACAAAATGCACGGGCGCCGCACGCGCGCAGCGGCGATTTCGACAGTGAGCGTCATTCTCGTGCTGATTTTGCCAGCGATTTTCCTGGGCATCGCCCTGGTTACCGAAGCACGCCATGCATCAGAACTTGCGCGCGAATGGTTCACACCCGAAAAACTATTCGAGATTCACCGCAACAACCCGTGGATACAGGGCCAGCTCGACATCAGCGCCGAACAATTGCTCGCGTACCGCCTGCAGTTTCTTGAAGTCGTGCGCAACAACCAGCTCGAAACCCTGCGCCGCGGCTGGACATGGGCCCTCACGGGCATGAAGTTTTTCGTCGATTTCACCTTTGCCCTTTTCATTTTATTCTTTTTGTTTCGCAGCGTCGACCGCATCGGCATGACCGTTTACCGCAACCTGCCTTTTCCTGATAAAATCGAAAAGCATATCGGCGACCGCATGGTGCAAATATTCGATGCTGTGGTGAAGGGAAACCTGCTGGTGTCGATTGCGCAAGGTGCCGTCATCGGCATCGTTTTCTGGTTATGCGACCTCAGCACGCCGCTGCTTTGGGGCGCAATCGCAGCGCCGTTTGCGTTAATACCCGTGATCGGCACGGCGGTGGTCTGGCTGCCCGGTGCTGTCTATCTCTATACGCACGACCACCAGACAATGGCATTGACGATGGCTGTCACCTGCCTGGTGTTTTATTTCTTGCTCGAAAATTTACTGAAGCCCGTGCTGCTTGACCGCGACCTGAATCTGCATCCCCTTTTTCTGTTTCTGGCAATCGTCGGCGGCCTGAACGCGTTTGGCGTCAAAGGGCTCATTCTCGGACCCTTCATTGTGACGATGTTTGTGACAATCTGGGAACTCATCAGCGAATGGAACCGAAATTTTTCCGAAGAACAGGATGTTCTCGGGTCGGCGCCTGACAGGATGTCAGTCCGGGCGACGACCGAAGAACAGGATGTTCCCGGATCAAACAAAGATCTATGA